One window of the bacterium genome contains the following:
- a CDS encoding outer membrane beta-barrel protein produces the protein MKRVLFFGFLLAGVLMLAVSPALAGPGKIAGKVVDSSGEPVIGASVQVTETKQGAAVGVDGQYVILGVQPGSYTVRISSVGYAPQSFRDVGVSGDLTTTLNATLTEEAIQTTEQIITYTPPAVKIDVSSKEVRITAKDMQTRAVPSIAGMLKKQPGFKVDPAGEMHVRGGRGADMLVKVDGMDFRDPLVTGSKQLVNMSALNVEEIEVLTGGDARYGGFQAALINVTTPEGSMTDYSGVLEYRTDRLFKTADPYKPFYGQSNKLWNASFDQDQYDYSLSGPVPFADRFLGKQKLSFFTSGTARMGNTYTPYSISRSPADILGVGIKLPERQDNDYSTFWKFTYRMDQKRKLNLSFQRDYQLYDIYPDGEAAVDGNYGWQYKYNVANRPFYETTRQSVSLSFSHNVSKTTLYEISVGNFTTNTTIRSRGKNPDEFTLSKDAEDDSRRVTGGVDQDKNGFPDGYVDANRNGKYDGQGEGYDDVNANGRWDRGEDWVDLNGNGVYDEAEPWVDVADPVTGRNNLGVKDPWDPYVDLNKNGRWDPAEPQLAEQDWNHNGKWDGERFQDANKNGKYDGFGEGFDDKNSDGKINTRDLFDASKEALGEPFVDGDQWFDTGEPFIDLPDSNGNYNGVWDSGEYWYDLPSSYVSAFQRSGTPTTDGIYDGPNSAFDEYELFTYPARMEFGTDPRYPVLYTYGDVGNGMRDAGGRYTGQDWLNLPMTNGIPGYYHYIEGKSTWTNVTLDDGGSDFSQRAHWIFDPPNNVWDNGKQLYPGQTGHLPRESYTDYNGNGTQDPLPDFFLNPGQYDATALWEKRQSSEWSAKFDLTSQVNKFHEMKTGFELKYRTLTMNSISGPDQPYTNTDVPLPAGSPYPDRGAIRDFYKHRPWEGALYVQDKMEFEGMIVRAGLRSDFVIQPNDLIDETQKQLDKNQPGALLAQRGRFTIAPRLGISHPISAKSKLYFNYGHYYQTPQFQYFYTSATANLSPNTLVGNPNLEYEKTVSYEVGVNSEFAEDWVIDVAGYYRDVFNQIGTVQFRDGPLVFNRYFNLGYARARGFEFSLEKKFSSMWALTTNYDFSYAYGKESAAADGLLNRNTNVPENYDEHPLNWDQTHTVSAYLTLMISDKDHPKPLGMKIPNNWLATLEFTYGSGYPYTPSTYTTGVPANQILTNSARMPATVSTDLKFDKFWNLSKKLKLATGFEIYNLLNRGNVRAIYPATGTTGESINRLDPTWVPGRSDSDMNPRNYSAPRQILLHVKLSV, from the coding sequence CTGATGTTAGCCGTGAGTCCTGCGTTGGCGGGACCGGGCAAAATCGCCGGCAAGGTCGTGGATTCCAGCGGTGAGCCGGTGATCGGTGCGTCCGTGCAGGTGACGGAGACCAAGCAGGGCGCTGCGGTGGGTGTGGACGGCCAGTATGTGATCCTTGGCGTGCAGCCGGGGTCCTACACCGTTCGTATCAGCAGTGTCGGCTATGCTCCCCAGTCCTTCCGGGATGTCGGTGTCAGCGGCGATTTGACGACGACCTTGAATGCGACCCTCACTGAAGAGGCCATTCAGACGACGGAACAGATTATTACGTATACGCCGCCTGCCGTCAAGATTGACGTCTCGTCGAAGGAAGTGCGTATTACGGCCAAGGACATGCAGACCCGCGCCGTCCCGAGCATTGCCGGCATGCTGAAGAAGCAGCCGGGCTTTAAGGTGGACCCGGCGGGCGAAATGCATGTGCGCGGTGGCCGTGGCGCCGACATGCTGGTGAAGGTAGACGGCATGGACTTCCGTGACCCGCTGGTCACCGGTTCCAAGCAGCTCGTCAATATGTCCGCGCTGAACGTCGAGGAAATCGAAGTGCTGACGGGCGGCGACGCCCGCTACGGCGGTTTCCAGGCCGCCCTGATTAATGTCACGACGCCGGAAGGCTCGATGACCGACTACTCGGGCGTGCTCGAGTACCGCACGGACCGGCTGTTCAAGACCGCCGATCCGTACAAGCCCTTCTACGGCCAGTCCAACAAGCTGTGGAATGCCAGCTTCGATCAGGATCAGTACGATTACTCGCTGTCCGGTCCGGTTCCCTTTGCGGACAGGTTCCTGGGCAAGCAGAAGCTCAGCTTCTTCACCTCGGGCACGGCGCGCATGGGCAACACCTATACGCCCTATAGCATCAGCCGCAGCCCCGCGGACATTCTCGGCGTCGGCATCAAACTTCCCGAACGTCAGGACAACGACTACTCGACGTTCTGGAAGTTCACCTATCGCATGGATCAGAAGCGCAAGCTGAACCTCAGCTTCCAGCGCGACTATCAGCTTTACGACATCTATCCGGACGGCGAAGCGGCGGTCGACGGCAATTACGGCTGGCAGTACAAGTATAATGTCGCCAACCGTCCCTTCTACGAAACTACCCGCCAGTCCGTCAGCCTGTCTTTCTCCCACAATGTCTCGAAAACGACGCTCTACGAAATCAGCGTCGGCAACTTCACCACCAATACCACGATTCGGTCGCGCGGCAAGAACCCGGACGAGTTTACGCTCTCCAAGGATGCCGAGGACGACAGCCGCCGGGTGACGGGTGGCGTGGACCAGGACAAGAACGGTTTCCCCGACGGTTATGTGGATGCCAACCGCAACGGCAAGTATGACGGTCAGGGTGAAGGTTACGATGACGTCAATGCCAACGGCCGCTGGGACCGCGGCGAAGACTGGGTAGACCTGAACGGCAACGGCGTCTATGATGAAGCCGAACCGTGGGTCGATGTTGCCGATCCGGTCACCGGACGCAACAACCTCGGAGTCAAGGACCCGTGGGATCCTTACGTGGATCTGAACAAGAACGGTCGCTGGGATCCGGCGGAACCGCAGCTTGCCGAGCAGGACTGGAACCACAACGGCAAATGGGACGGCGAACGTTTCCAGGATGCCAACAAGAACGGCAAGTACGACGGTTTCGGCGAAGGTTTCGACGACAAGAATAGTGACGGCAAGATCAACACGCGCGACCTGTTCGACGCCAGCAAGGAAGCGTTGGGCGAGCCGTTCGTCGATGGCGACCAGTGGTTTGACACGGGCGAGCCGTTTATCGATCTTCCCGACTCGAACGGCAACTACAATGGCGTGTGGGATTCGGGCGAGTATTGGTACGATCTGCCCAGCTCCTACGTCAGCGCCTTCCAGCGATCGGGCACGCCGACGACGGACGGCATCTATGACGGCCCCAACAGCGCCTTCGACGAATACGAGTTGTTTACCTATCCGGCCCGGATGGAATTCGGCACGGATCCGCGGTATCCCGTACTGTACACCTACGGCGACGTGGGCAACGGCATGCGCGACGCCGGCGGACGTTACACGGGCCAGGACTGGTTGAACCTGCCGATGACCAACGGCATCCCCGGATATTACCACTACATCGAAGGCAAGTCCACGTGGACCAACGTGACGCTGGATGACGGTGGCAGTGATTTCAGCCAGCGCGCCCACTGGATCTTCGATCCGCCCAACAATGTATGGGACAACGGCAAGCAGTTGTATCCCGGCCAGACCGGCCACCTGCCGCGCGAGAGCTATACCGATTATAACGGCAACGGCACGCAGGACCCCCTGCCGGACTTCTTCCTCAACCCCGGCCAGTATGACGCCACGGCATTGTGGGAGAAGCGCCAGTCCAGCGAGTGGTCGGCTAAATTCGATCTGACGAGCCAGGTCAACAAGTTCCACGAAATGAAGACCGGTTTCGAACTCAAATACCGTACGCTGACGATGAATTCGATTTCCGGTCCGGACCAGCCGTATACCAATACGGACGTTCCGCTGCCGGCCGGTTCGCCCTATCCGGACCGCGGCGCAATCCGCGACTTTTACAAGCATCGTCCGTGGGAAGGCGCACTGTATGTGCAGGACAAGATGGAGTTCGAGGGTATGATCGTGCGCGCGGGTCTGCGCAGCGACTTCGTCATCCAGCCGAACGACCTGATCGACGAAACGCAGAAGCAGCTCGATAAGAATCAGCCGGGTGCCCTGCTGGCGCAGCGCGGCCGGTTCACGATTGCCCCGCGTCTCGGTATCAGCCATCCGATTTCCGCCAAGTCCAAGTTGTATTTCAACTACGGGCATTACTATCAGACTCCGCAGTTCCAGTACTTCTATACGAGCGCGACGGCCAACCTGTCTCCCAACACCCTCGTCGGCAACCCGAATCTCGAATATGAGAAGACGGTGTCCTACGAAGTCGGCGTGAACTCGGAGTTCGCGGAAGATTGGGTGATTGACGTGGCGGGTTACTACCGTGACGTGTTCAACCAGATCGGTACCGTCCAGTTCCGCGACGGCCCGCTGGTTTTCAACCGCTATTTCAATCTGGGATACGCTCGTGCCCGCGGCTTCGAATTCTCTTTGGAGAAGAAGTTCTCGAGCATGTGGGCCCTGACCACCAACTATGACTTCTCCTATGCCTACGGCAAGGAGTCGGCGGCGGCGGACGGCTTGCTGAACCGCAACACGAACGTGCCGGAAAACTATGACGAGCACCCGCTGAACTGGGACCAGACCCATACGGTGTCGGCCTACCTGACGCTGATGATCAGCGACAAGGATCATCCGAAGCCGTTGGGAATGAAGATCCCCAACAACTGGCTGGCGACGCTGGAATTCACGTACGGCTCGGGCTACCCCTACACGCCGTCCACCTACACGACGGGGGTTCCGGCCAATCAGATCCTGACCAATTCGGCGCGCATGCCGGCGACGGTTTCGACCGACTTGAAGTTCGACAAATTCTGGAACCTGAGCAAGAAGCTCAAGCTCGCCACAGGCTTCGAAATCTACAACCTGCTGAACCGCGGGAACGTCCGGGCCATCTATCCGGCCACCGGTACCACCGGTGAATCCATCAATCGGCTGGATCCGACGTGGGTGCCCGGCCGATCGGACTCGGACATGAATCCGCGCAACTACAGCGCACCGCGGCAGATTCTGCTGCACGTGAAGCTGTCGGTGTAA